Part of the Vigna angularis cultivar LongXiaoDou No.4 chromosome 1, ASM1680809v1, whole genome shotgun sequence genome, TCacttatattaaaatcacaacaaaaccaacttatatatattattgaaccATGCTTCAGAACCATGCCACATTTAGACGTGTTCATCACAATTTAAAGGAGTAGTTAGAGCAGTGTTTATCATGATCCATGTTTCCAATATGACAGGGATgtcttttaaaaagtatttcttTCTGATAAGATTCCATAATTCTTCTCCTTTATTGTTGCTTAATTATTTCTGTATAATAACCTTCGAAGAAGGAAACAAACCCGAATCCGACAAATAGCATGCTATAACCTCATCATCGACATCATTGTTACATCAAGGCTTTATTAGTGATCAGTGTTCACCCTCTTCTCATATGTATGCTAAAAATACTCTCATGGAAGACATAGACAGCTCAGAACTTTCACACCAATCTCAAAACCAAAACAAGAATCTTTCCTTGATGGCTATTGAAATAGACAAGCCCTATGAGAAGAGAGTGATGAAGATTCCAAAAGTAGGAAAAAAGATTGAGAAAAAGTTTCTTGGGGTGAGACAAAGACCTTCAGGAAGGTGGATTGCTGAGATCAAGGATTCTTCACAGAAACTAAGGCTTTGGTTAGGAACTTTTGACAAAGCAGAAGAAGCTGCCTTGGCTTATGACTGTGCTGCAAGGCTTCTTAGAGGGAGAAATGCCAAAACAAACTTTCCAAACCCTGGAATCATGAACACTCATGAAGAAGACTACAGCATTTTGGGCAAGAATCCAAGGTCTTACCAACTTCTTAAGCATGCAGTTATGAAGAACCATGCACTTTCAGCATCTCTTTATTCCACATTCATGCCCAGCTGGAAAAACCAGATCATGCTGAGAGATGAACACGACACCCTTGTTGAGGAAACTATAGTTTGTTCCATTCCGGAACAAGGCTCTGCCTGCTGTGGAATTTCTTTCGGAAGTTCTAAGGTTTATTCTTCTGTTGTTGTAGCTCCTTCTTTCAGTGTTTCTTCTCATGATGAAACCCCCTAAGCCAGCATGTCTTGCTGCAATTATTGCTTGCTATGTCTTTCTTGACCTATTTTACTTCACAAACAGATATCTTGTTATCTTCACTGCATATATGATATCTGTTACATGCATGCTATCaccagatgatgatgatgatgatgatacaCTCACCATGTGATGCAGTAAgtattattttcttgttttcataGAACTCTTCTTTTAATATCTTCTCTTCAAGAGTCTATATTTCGTAACTACTTTGTTTAGTTATCACTCAAGagatttaatttaatatcttcTCTTCAACTTTTATGAGATCTGCTTCctcttagaaaatatttttcatgtctacttaacttataaattaaaatgtaattatacAATGGATATTTAACctcataaaaaatagaaatttgttCATCttctaataatttatattttttctcaatATGTTCTTTCTTTTCATAACATCTCTGGAACTTGGTCATTTCTTGGTAATCAAATATCTTCACGTAAGCGAGATGCTGCAACTCACCTTTAAAGATCAATATTCGTATCCAAAATAAGTCTGTAATAACCACTAAATATGTCAAATTTTTAGGTCTTATTTATATATGCATTAAAAATATTCGTATTAtcttgtgaaaaaaaaatcatattagcAAGAATTAATGCTGTGATGTAGTTAGCTCaacaatatattgaaaaatatagaCACGTATCTTATATTCGTATTCTACATATTTTAAAGCATCCCAATTTCATGTGTAGAAAGGGAATGAGAAATAGTTAATTTAATCATGTGTTCAGAAATCCAACACTTTTCTCCTGTTAAAAGTTTGTAGCAATGTTTGTTGTGGTATGGTACAAACAGAAGAGaagtatattaataaataatgaagATAAAATCTTAGCAAAATAGTTGTATGGTTGCAGAATTGTtattgaaaatttcaaatttctggaaaaaaaaatcatgttattatgaaccgattaaaaatgataaaaacttTATATTCCGATTTTTTTACAAATAGTGTGTATCTTtcgtaagaaaaaaaattctattcaAGCGGACTAATACTATTAAAGatagcaaaaaaaaattaaaaaaatattctggATTCAAAATCACGTATTAAAGTAAAACAATTAATGATATAAGTATTTCATTATCAAGGTTAAGGCACCCCACCTAAGGCACCGATCGAAATCTGGTTTATAATTTAAGGGagttactattattataattaaccCGAACTATTTGATTGATTAccttaaatttgtttaaagtaAATAGTTATGATGATAACACAT contains:
- the LOC108340966 gene encoding ethylene-responsive transcription factor CRF1, producing MYAKNTLMEDIDSSELSHQSQNQNKNLSLMAIEIDKPYEKRVMKIPKVGKKIEKKFLGVRQRPSGRWIAEIKDSSQKLRLWLGTFDKAEEAALAYDCAARLLRGRNAKTNFPNPGIMNTHEEDYSILGKNPRSYQLLKHAVMKNHALSASLYSTFMPSWKNQIMLRDEHDTLVEETIVCSIPEQGSACCGISFGSSKVYSSVVVAPSFSVSSHDETP